The following coding sequences lie in one Cannabis sativa cultivar Pink pepper isolate KNU-18-1 chromosome 5, ASM2916894v1, whole genome shotgun sequence genomic window:
- the LOC115717728 gene encoding probable carboxylesterase 120 has translation MGDLIRQNPDGTYTRLASMPTTPASADPSSLSEVLTKDVTFNPTNNTWVRIYLPKKALVDNSSTTTNKLPLIVYYHGGGFYFTTVATTLNHNFCDTMSTQLDAVVVSVEYRMAPENRLPAAYDDAMEALDWIKSTDEIWLREYADISNCFLIGTSAGGNILHRVGVRASAAVEELAPLKIRGLIFHHPFFGGVTRTESEIRGVNDPVIPQVSTDLCWELGLPIGADRDHKYSNPMADDQWSVNCARIKNLGWRLLVAGGDRDPVFDRQMMFVEMLKKDGVNVISHFIQGNPHGVEITEPSTAPALFVSIKKFINNDM, from the coding sequence ATGGGAGATTTAATTCGTCAAAATCCAGACGGTACCTACACCCGACTGGCATCAATGCCGACCACCCCAGCCTCAGCAGATCCATCATCACTTTCTGAGGTTTTAACCAAAGATGTCACGTTTAACCCAACCAACAACACTTGGGTCCGAATATACTTGCCCAAAAAAGCTCTAGTTGATAACTCCTCCACTACAACCAATAAGCTTCCTCTTATTGTGTACTACCATGGCGGTGGCTTCTACTTCACTACCGTTGCGACAACACTTAACCACAATTTTTGCGACACAATGTCGACACAACTTGACGCCGTGGTGGTCTCCGTTGAGTACCGCATGGCCCCGGAGAATCGGCTCCCAGCTGCATACGATGACGCCATGGAGGCGTTGGATTGGATTAAATCCACGGATGAAATTTGGTTACGTGAATATGCCGACATCTCTAACTGTTTTCTTATAGGGACCAGTGCAGGGGGTAATATACTCCACCGTGTTGGAGTGCGTGCGTCAGCAGCTGTCGAAGAACTTGCACCGTTGAAGATCCGAGGGCTCATATTTCATCATCCGTTTTTTGGTGGGGTCACGAGGACTGAATCCGAGATAAGAGGTGTCAACGATCCTGTTATTCCTCAAGTCTCCACTGATCTGTGTTGGGAACTTGGATTACCAATCGGCGCCGACCGCGATCACAAGTACTCCAATCCAATGGCGGATGATCAGTGGTCTGTCAATTGTGCTCGAATTAAAAATTTGGGGTGGCGTTTGCTGGTTGCAGGGGGTGATCGTGATCCTGTGTTTGATCGCCAAATGATGTTTGTGGAGATGCTCAAGAAAGATGGGGTTAATGTTATTTCACATTTTATTCAAGGAAATCCTCATGGGGTCGAGATTACGGAACCGAGTACAGCTCCAGCGCTATTTGTTTCAATTAAAAAGTTCATAAATAATGACATGTGA